The DNA segment TAATTCTACATCTATTTCAAGTGGAGAACAAGAGCTCCAAAGAACTGAAGTAAAATATGTGAAAAATGAAAAGAATGAAGTGGCTATAAAAAATATCCATTACACCCCCAGCTTATGTCGCCTTGAGGACACTGCAAATAGACTTGTATGCATCGACACATAGCTTGAATTTCTCAGCTGCCATAACCTGCATCAAAAGGTTATATATTAGTTACAGAACAAAAGCAGAAATTTTGAATCCTAAtaacagaggaaaaaaaaaaagccaaccACTTGAGCATTTGCAATGAACCCACTGCTTCAACGAAGCCAATTATAATTACATGTTTCAGGCCATATTAATCATGCCTCTATGCATTAGTGATTTTCTTAAGCTTGAATGTGCCTGGATCTGTATATGCTCCAACtgctttttttttcaatttttggaAGGCAAAGGATCAGTAGTTTGGCCCCATTAAATGAGGTAATGATGTGCTTTCCTCTTTTCTAATTCGTTTTCATTTTTCTACTTCACTGCAGATGTTAGAAAATATCAGTAGAATCTCAAATGAAAGCACTGCAGGAGATGAGCTATTCTTGTTTTATTAAACTCTTTATTCTGCATATTGAACTTCATTTATCTTCTTGGTTATGTATATCTTACTGCCTTCAGCTCTCCAAACTTAATCAGCTAGTCCGTTACACAATCTCTCATAGTGcactatataaaatttttataataggcATATCATATAGAAAAGGAGAATAAAAGGAAGCTGCAGTCTGCTAAACACATGCTGTGACCAATATGGAAAATATGTGAAAGGGTAGGAAGTGTTACAATATAATTTCAAGGTAATTTCAAACACGTGCAAACAGATTTTGTTGGTCAATAGTTTCAACCAAGGTTCATTTACATGGCTCAAATCCTTGTCCTGATAGCGTACCAATGCAGCTATAGCACATAAAGCTTTCAACAAAGAAGTGCTGACCTGTGAAGGGCCTTGATGCTTGTCAGGATGCCACTTCAAAGCAGATATCCGAAAGCTGCATGAAGCAGAAGTTTAATTAAGCAACAGAGAGTGGAATCAGATCTACATGAAGAGAAATTCTGGAGAACTCACGCGCTTTTGACATCATCTAACTTCAGGGGGCCTGTTGGTGGTAACCCAAGAGCAACCCTATGGGAATGTGAGCCTACATCAGTTAAGTTGTCCTCGTCATCGCTTTCGCTCCATAGTCTGCTTCGAGTTTTTTCCCATCTAGATTCGTCCTTCCATTCAAATTGTGTTCCTGACTTGCTAAAATGACACCTCGCCCACGACTCAAATGACCAGGTAAAACCTCTGTGTCCACCAAAGACAGTTTCATAAATTGTCTCCGGGTTATCGTAATAGTCTTCATCATAGGAGCTGTTCTTTTTCTGCCTGCCTATTCATTCAGCAATGGGAAGTAAAGATGTAAGATATAAAACGTAACGTATGTTTTAACAAAATCAAACATCAATTAGCAATATATGAaaaattgtaaaagaaaaaagaattccaCATTAACTAGCATGCAAAGCGTCCAAAATGTCAATTGCGCACATCACAATTCCACAGTACAACAGTATCACGAGTAATACAAAGTTCAAAAAAGCCTTCTAAAACAATGTTGCAAGTTGCAACTACTGCATGAACAGTGGGTGTCCAACATTCCAAATAGTTTAGTCTACATTCTACAAAAGTTGTACCACAAATACTCAACAGACCAAACAACTTCAGCAACAATCATTGTTGCTGCTGCAAATTGTTGCCACCAGTGACACCACAACCATTATCAGTTCGCCACCACCAACATCACCATTATCACGACCATTTGATGGCTACTTTACCACCCCGCCTTTGCCGTTTAAGTTGAAACCAATGTTCCCATCATCAATAGTCCTATTACCTCCATTGCCACTTACAATACAGCTTATGCCATCACCGTCAGTGTTATGCCATACCACCACAACTACTTCCACCATTTTAACATCACAGCAGC comes from the Musa acuminata AAA Group cultivar baxijiao chromosome BXJ2-8, Cavendish_Baxijiao_AAA, whole genome shotgun sequence genome and includes:
- the LOC103994290 gene encoding uncharacterized protein LOC103994290 isoform X2, producing MENHPSRTVSNYFLSVRQKRAEIKKALKDYLLYGNPSKQNCQDRDIHGFNDTSISRNFGKAKFHSSSSHGKCNHGSKRSRQKKNSSYDEDYYDNPETIYETVFGGHRGFTWSFESWARCHFSKSGTQFEWKDESRWEKTRSRLWSESDDEDNLTDVGSHSHRVALGLPPTGPLKLDDVKSAFRISALKWHPDKHQGPSQVMAAEKFKLCVDAYKSICSVLKAT
- the LOC103994290 gene encoding uncharacterized protein LOC103994290 isoform X1 codes for the protein MQALVPKSVLIVRIPFGSPFHRVSALHSTPITLAKWKSKWDSKADKSGPKPSKTYVRYAVRQKRAEIKKALKDYLLYGKPSKQNCQDRDIHGFNDTSISRNFGKAKFHSSSSHGKCNHGSKRSRQKKNSSYDEDYYDNPETIYETVFGGHRGFTWSFESWARCHFSKSGTQFEWKDESRWEKTRSRLWSESDDEDNLTDVGSHSHRVALGLPPTGPLKLDDVKSAFRISALKWHPDKHQGPSQVMAAEKFKLCVDAYKSICSVLKAT